In Panacibacter ginsenosidivorans, the following proteins share a genomic window:
- a CDS encoding aconitate hydratase, whose translation MAFDVDMIKKVYAAMPARIEAARKKLGRPLTLSEKILFSHLHDDQPLENFERAKTYVNFAPDRVAMQDATAQMALLQFMQAGRPKVAVPSTVHCDHLIVAKTEAKQDLEKAVNESKEVYDFLASVSNKYGIGFWKPGAGIIHQVVLENYAFPGGMMIGTDSHTVNAGGLGMIAIGVGGADACDVMAGLPWELKWPKLIGIKLTGKLSGWTAPKDVILKVAGILTVKGGTGAIVEYFGEGATSMSCTGKGTICNMGAEIGATTSTFGYDDSMSRYLKSTGREEIASAADAVKEHLTADAEVYAYPEKYFDQLIEINLDELEPHLNGPFTPDLATPISKMKEVAAANGWPTKVEVGLIGSCTNSSYEDISRSVSLAKQVVAKGLKTKAEFTITPGSEQVRFTIERDGFLDTFNKIGAKVFANACGPCIGMWDRVGAEKAEKNTIVHSFNRNFAKRADGNPNTYAFVGSPELVTAIAIAGDLTFNPITDTLINEKGETVKLDEPTGDELPLRGFAVDDPGFQAPAADGSGVVVNVSPTSKRLQLLDPFAAWEGTDLKGLKLLIKAKGKCTTDHISMAGPWLKFRGHLDNISNNMLIGAVNFFNEKTDNIKNQLTGEYGPVPATQRDYKAHGIGSIVVGDENYGEGSSREHAAMEPRHLGVRAILVKSFARIHETNLKKQGMLGLTFANKEDYDKIQEDDTIDILGLTDFAPGKPLAVVLHHTDGTSDIISVNHTYNEQQIEWFKAGGALNIIRKNFAAA comes from the coding sequence ATGGCATTTGATGTTGACATGATCAAAAAGGTGTACGCCGCAATGCCCGCCAGGATTGAGGCAGCCCGTAAAAAATTAGGAAGACCACTTACACTTTCAGAAAAAATTCTCTTTTCGCATCTCCACGATGATCAGCCACTGGAGAATTTTGAGCGTGCAAAAACCTATGTAAACTTTGCACCAGACCGTGTGGCCATGCAGGATGCAACAGCACAGATGGCACTGCTGCAGTTTATGCAGGCAGGCCGGCCAAAAGTAGCGGTACCTTCTACTGTACATTGCGATCACCTCATCGTTGCCAAAACAGAAGCAAAACAGGATCTTGAAAAAGCAGTTAATGAAAGCAAAGAAGTGTATGATTTTCTTGCTTCCGTTTCCAATAAATATGGAATTGGTTTCTGGAAACCAGGTGCTGGTATTATTCACCAGGTTGTACTGGAAAACTATGCTTTCCCCGGTGGTATGATGATCGGCACAGATTCACACACGGTAAATGCGGGCGGACTTGGCATGATAGCCATTGGTGTTGGTGGTGCAGATGCCTGCGATGTAATGGCAGGTTTACCATGGGAATTGAAATGGCCAAAATTGATCGGTATAAAATTAACCGGTAAGCTAAGTGGATGGACAGCTCCAAAAGATGTGATCTTAAAAGTAGCCGGCATACTTACCGTAAAAGGTGGAACCGGCGCTATAGTTGAATATTTTGGTGAAGGTGCAACCAGCATGAGTTGTACCGGTAAAGGAACCATTTGTAATATGGGTGCAGAAATTGGTGCAACCACTTCGACTTTTGGTTATGATGATAGCATGAGCCGTTATCTTAAATCTACAGGCAGAGAAGAAATTGCATCAGCAGCAGATGCAGTAAAAGAACATTTGACAGCAGATGCAGAAGTGTATGCATATCCTGAAAAATATTTCGATCAACTCATTGAAATAAATCTTGATGAGCTGGAGCCACATTTGAATGGACCATTCACACCAGACCTTGCAACACCTATCTCTAAAATGAAAGAAGTGGCAGCTGCTAATGGTTGGCCAACAAAAGTAGAAGTAGGTTTGATCGGTAGCTGTACCAACTCTTCTTATGAAGACATTTCAAGATCGGTAAGCCTTGCCAAACAGGTGGTGGCAAAAGGCCTGAAAACAAAAGCGGAGTTTACTATTACACCTGGTTCTGAACAAGTACGTTTTACCATTGAAAGAGATGGCTTCTTAGATACATTTAATAAGATTGGCGCCAAAGTATTTGCCAATGCTTGTGGACCATGTATAGGCATGTGGGACAGGGTGGGCGCAGAAAAAGCAGAGAAGAATACTATTGTGCATTCTTTCAACCGCAACTTTGCAAAACGTGCAGATGGCAACCCTAACACGTATGCATTTGTTGGATCTCCTGAACTGGTTACAGCTATTGCTATTGCAGGTGATCTTACATTTAACCCCATTACTGATACTCTGATCAATGAAAAAGGCGAAACTGTAAAACTGGATGAGCCAACTGGTGATGAGTTACCATTAAGAGGTTTTGCAGTTGATGATCCCGGTTTCCAGGCACCTGCTGCCGATGGTAGCGGTGTTGTGGTAAATGTTTCACCCACATCAAAACGTTTACAATTACTTGATCCATTTGCCGCATGGGAAGGCACTGATCTAAAGGGGTTGAAGCTTCTAATCAAAGCAAAAGGAAAATGTACTACAGATCATATTTCTATGGCTGGCCCATGGTTAAAATTCCGTGGCCATTTAGATAATATATCCAACAATATGCTGATTGGTGCAGTTAACTTTTTTAATGAAAAAACAGATAATATTAAAAACCAGTTGACTGGAGAATATGGCCCTGTACCTGCAACTCAACGGGATTACAAAGCTCACGGCATAGGTTCAATAGTTGTAGGTGATGAGAACTATGGGGAAGGTTCTTCAAGAGAACATGCAGCTATGGAACCACGTCACCTGGGTGTTCGAGCCATTTTGGTAAAATCATTTGCACGTATACACGAAACCAATCTTAAAAAGCAGGGAATGCTTGGATTGACCTTTGCCAACAAAGAAGACTATGATAAAATACAGGAAGATGATACCATTGATATACTCGGCTTAACAGATTTTGCACCAGGTAAACCATTGGCAGTTGTATTACACCATACAGATGGAACTTCTGATATCATCAGTGTTAATCATACTTATAACGAGCAGCAGATTGAATGGTTCAAAGCAGGTGGTGCATTGAACATTATCCGTAAGAATTTTGCTGCTGCATAA
- a CDS encoding PspC domain-containing protein, which produces MYRLKHFIEWQAFGVCSAVGDKLGIATSRIRLWFIYISFLTMGSPVIIYMVMAFWLNIKKYILSARRNPLKYL; this is translated from the coding sequence ATGTACAGGTTAAAGCATTTCATAGAATGGCAGGCATTCGGCGTATGCTCAGCAGTCGGCGACAAGCTTGGGATCGCTACTTCCCGTATCCGTCTGTGGTTTATTTACATTTCCTTTTTAACCATGGGCTCTCCAGTGATTATATATATGGTGATGGCTTTCTGGCTGAATATAAAAAAATATATTCTGTCTGCAAGACGTAACCCACTGAAGTACCTGTAA
- a CDS encoding helix-turn-helix transcriptional regulator, with translation MIKFEYNLTSYEDLLRYFAKCLKLKVTDNFVQFTPDKGNGAIKLFNLPNGPQVMLLDFISYEGIDFIRKKSAKEFFVIRIDEAKEINGTTKSSLFFAKTSQEWTYTLSANTHLRQIKIIMSKKWLDEYFEQEDAGQILNNYITLKSPLVVYEILDAEYKRLMSEMMSLPAGKNFEQVILQNRVSFIIERFFTKLFKSIENENSNLRISSIELKRVKEVESELLKDFSQPPPAIAQLARVAAMSPSKLKVLFKEVFGYPVNQYYQRHRMNKAKAMLLSRKYSIRDTAGTLGFSSVSSFNKAFYKTFEQFPSDIAGAIHK, from the coding sequence GTGATAAAATTCGAGTATAATCTTACCAGCTATGAAGACTTGCTGAGGTATTTTGCAAAATGTCTAAAGCTGAAGGTTACAGATAATTTTGTTCAATTCACACCTGATAAGGGCAACGGTGCTATAAAACTTTTTAACCTGCCAAACGGGCCGCAGGTTATGTTGCTGGATTTTATTTCTTACGAGGGTATAGACTTTATACGTAAAAAGTCTGCCAAAGAATTCTTTGTTATAAGAATTGATGAAGCTAAAGAAATAAATGGCACTACCAAATCTTCCCTCTTCTTTGCGAAGACAAGCCAGGAGTGGACATATACACTTTCTGCCAATACGCATCTCCGGCAGATAAAAATAATCATGAGTAAAAAATGGCTTGATGAATACTTTGAACAGGAAGATGCAGGCCAGATACTTAATAATTACATTACACTGAAATCTCCCCTTGTTGTTTATGAAATTCTTGACGCCGAATATAAACGGCTAATGAGTGAAATGATGAGTTTACCAGCTGGCAAGAATTTTGAACAGGTTATTTTACAAAACCGTGTATCTTTTATAATAGAACGTTTTTTTACCAAGCTTTTTAAAAGTATTGAAAACGAGAATTCAAACCTGCGCATATCATCAATTGAATTAAAAAGAGTTAAGGAAGTGGAAAGTGAATTGCTAAAAGATTTTTCACAACCGCCCCCTGCAATTGCACAGCTTGCAAGGGTTGCAGCGATGAGCCCTTCCAAGCTAAAAGTTTTATTTAAAGAAGTATTTGGTTATCCTGTAAACCAGTATTACCAGCGCCACCGGATGAATAAAGCAAAAGCTATGCTTTTATCGAGGAAGTATTCTATCAGAGATACAGCAGGTACTTTGGGTTTTTCCAGCGTAAGCAGTTTTAATAAAGCTTTTTATAAAACATTTGAACAGTTCCCATCAGATATTGCAGGGGCCATACATAAATAA
- a CDS encoding helix-turn-helix transcriptional regulator, whose amino-acid sequence MIEVNYNNNDYKSLAQMLVRSFGLQVEGDVIRLPKNIGEGFVIPYNLPEGVSIIVSDTILYDNLFFHRQATASQHYFILQFNESFTKGEESNTPPEANEQHVYNIRKHAVLLTSSLMDAKFFIPKGIRIRSVRIILGSDLLNNFIGREMADKFLSNYFSMLLKNRNPELIGTDYRVLMDELIREKIDHPLRIKYISNRVMLMIEKLVTGFMGKLENNNKFIKLKDDEINRLIKVESLLVKDYSGAPPTISALSKIAAMSPTKLKRDFKSMYGLPIYEYYQKNRMIRARSLLLEGKYAVKEVGIMVGYSNLGHFAGSFRKEFGLLPSEIVNEETSAGYANTEAEPHVWSNN is encoded by the coding sequence GTGATTGAAGTAAACTATAATAATAATGATTACAAGAGCCTGGCACAAATGCTGGTGCGTTCCTTTGGCCTTCAGGTTGAGGGTGATGTTATAAGATTGCCCAAAAATATCGGTGAAGGGTTTGTTATTCCTTACAATCTTCCGGAAGGCGTTTCAATAATTGTAAGCGACACTATTTTATACGACAATCTTTTTTTTCATCGCCAGGCTACTGCAAGCCAGCATTATTTTATACTGCAGTTCAACGAATCTTTTACCAAAGGAGAGGAGAGCAATACACCTCCTGAAGCAAATGAGCAACATGTTTACAACATTCGCAAACATGCAGTTTTACTTACCAGCTCATTGATGGATGCAAAGTTTTTTATACCAAAGGGTATCAGAATACGCTCTGTACGCATCATTCTGGGCAGCGACCTGCTGAACAATTTTATAGGCAGGGAGATGGCAGATAAATTCTTAAGCAATTATTTCTCCATGCTCCTCAAGAACAGAAATCCTGAATTAATAGGTACAGATTATCGTGTATTAATGGATGAATTAATCAGGGAAAAAATTGATCACCCTTTGCGTATAAAATATATCAGTAACCGGGTAATGCTGATGATCGAAAAACTGGTTACCGGTTTTATGGGTAAGCTGGAAAACAATAACAAGTTCATCAAGCTAAAAGACGATGAAATAAACAGGCTTATTAAAGTAGAATCTTTATTGGTTAAAGATTATTCAGGTGCGCCTCCCACCATTTCAGCGCTTTCAAAAATAGCAGCTATGAGCCCTACTAAATTAAAGCGCGACTTTAAATCTATGTATGGATTACCGATATACGAATATTATCAAAAGAATCGCATGATTCGTGCACGTTCTCTTCTGCTGGAAGGGAAGTATGCTGTCAAAGAAGTGGGCATTATGGTAGGCTATTCCAACCTGGGGCATTTCGCCGGCAGTTTCAGAAAAGAATTTGGTTTACTGCCCAGTGAGATTGTAAACGAAGAAACTTCTGCAGGATATGCCAATACCGAAGCAGAGCCTCATGTATGGAGCAATAATTAA
- the kdsA gene encoding 3-deoxy-8-phosphooctulonate synthase, which translates to MKQFLTDLFADQSYDETNFFLIAGPCVVESEELIMEVADKVSGICKRLGIPYVFKASYRKANRTSANSFTGIGDETALQLVKKVGSTYKLPTTSDIHAHDEAAPAAKYVDILQIPAFLCRQTDLLIAAAETGKVVNVKKGQFLSGPSMKFAVDKIAKAGNDKIILTERGTTFGYQDLVVDYRNIPWMHEHGTPVVMDCTHSLQQPNQTSGVTGGNPQLISTIAKAAIATGADGLFIETHPNPAVAKSDGANMLKLELLEDLLEKLVKLRKAVL; encoded by the coding sequence ATGAAACAATTTCTTACTGATCTGTTTGCTGATCAATCTTACGATGAAACAAATTTTTTTCTAATCGCAGGCCCTTGCGTAGTTGAAAGTGAAGAACTGATAATGGAAGTGGCAGATAAAGTATCCGGCATTTGTAAAAGGCTGGGAATTCCTTATGTATTTAAAGCAAGCTACCGGAAAGCAAACAGAACAAGTGCCAATTCATTCACGGGTATTGGTGATGAAACAGCTTTGCAACTGGTGAAAAAGGTTGGCTCAACCTATAAACTACCTACCACCAGTGATATACATGCACATGATGAAGCGGCGCCTGCTGCCAAATACGTTGATATACTGCAGATACCGGCTTTTCTTTGCAGGCAAACAGACCTGCTTATTGCTGCCGCCGAAACAGGTAAAGTGGTAAATGTAAAAAAAGGACAATTCCTGAGTGGGCCGTCAATGAAATTTGCCGTGGATAAAATTGCGAAAGCGGGTAATGATAAAATAATTTTAACGGAGAGAGGCACTACGTTTGGCTACCAGGACCTGGTAGTTGATTACCGCAATATTCCATGGATGCATGAACATGGAACACCTGTTGTAATGGACTGCACCCATAGCTTACAGCAGCCCAACCAAACAAGCGGTGTTACCGGTGGCAATCCTCAATTGATAAGCACTATTGCCAAAGCTGCTATTGCTACAGGCGCTGATGGATTATTTATAGAAACACATCCCAACCCTGCGGTTGCAAAAAGTGATGGCGCTAATATGCTTAAACTTGAACTGCTGGAAGACCTGCTGGAAAAACTGGTGAAGTTGAGAAAGGCGGTGTTGTAA
- a CDS encoding class I SAM-dependent methyltransferase, translating into MNESWIDRWNERYSKDEFAYGEQPNDYLKEQLGKLTPGSILFPAEGEGRNAVYAAKLGWKVSAFDISAEGQKKAFRLAEANKVTIDYQVGDLQTLNYNPEQFDAIALIYAHFPADIKSLYHKTLDKYLRKNGVVIFEAFSKRHIEFISKNEKVGGPKEIAMLFSMEELRSDFVNYDIIELAEKEIELREGQFHNGTGSVIRFLGRKNK; encoded by the coding sequence ATGAATGAATCCTGGATTGACAGATGGAATGAAAGATACAGTAAAGATGAGTTTGCTTATGGCGAACAACCCAACGATTATTTAAAGGAGCAATTAGGAAAGTTAACTCCAGGGTCTATACTTTTCCCGGCAGAGGGTGAAGGACGTAATGCAGTTTATGCAGCTAAACTTGGTTGGAAAGTTTCAGCATTTGACATAAGTGCTGAAGGGCAAAAGAAAGCTTTCCGGCTTGCGGAAGCTAATAAAGTAACTATCGATTATCAGGTTGGTGATTTACAGACTTTGAATTATAATCCGGAACAATTTGATGCAATTGCATTGATTTATGCACACTTTCCGGCAGACATTAAATCATTATACCACAAAACACTTGACAAATATTTACGCAAGAACGGTGTAGTTATTTTTGAAGCGTTTAGTAAAAGACATATTGAATTCATTTCTAAAAATGAAAAAGTTGGCGGGCCAAAAGAAATAGCCATGTTATTTTCAATGGAAGAATTAAGATCAGATTTCGTGAATTATGATATTATAGAATTAGCAGAAAAAGAAATTGAATTGCGTGAAGGTCAGTTTCATAACGGAACAGGGTCTGTAATACGGTTTCTTGGCAGAAAAAATAAATGA
- a CDS encoding SDR family oxidoreductase: MQSALLFNKNKPEIEPILTPPKKYHPEFYFTFICFRIKMLMKIFVTGATGYIGNNLAKRLAGEGHIIHALNRSAQKSTLLNHDNIQLFKGDITDPASVKNAMQGCEQVYHLAAYARVWAKDPSTYHTLNVEGTRHVLEAARELAINDIVVTSTAGVLGPSGERPVKEDDPRIGEMLNEYEETKTQSEEMCRDYSRRFGMRIVMVNPPRIYGPGVDSESNALTRMVHLYMQGKWRILPGDGKRTGSYVHIDDVVNGHVLAMQKGRAGERYILSGENVSYTTFFNTLAKVNGKKNFLLPLPVWVMVLAGYGMMGLTKITGKPPLLTPKWIRKYLYDWSLSCEKAQRELGYTYRSLEEGLQQTVDWLKFELKKQE; this comes from the coding sequence ATGCAAAGCGCATTGTTATTCAATAAAAATAAGCCTGAAATTGAACCCATACTTACACCACCAAAAAAATACCATCCTGAATTTTATTTTACTTTTATTTGCTTTAGAATAAAAATGTTAATGAAAATATTTGTTACAGGAGCCACGGGGTATATAGGAAATAATCTTGCAAAACGCCTGGCAGGGGAAGGGCACATTATTCATGCACTCAACCGGTCTGCACAAAAATCTACCCTGCTTAACCATGATAATATTCAATTATTCAAAGGAGATATTACAGATCCTGCATCTGTTAAAAATGCTATGCAAGGCTGTGAACAGGTTTACCATCTTGCTGCTTATGCAAGGGTTTGGGCAAAAGATCCATCTACTTACCATACATTAAATGTAGAAGGCACAAGGCATGTATTAGAAGCAGCAAGAGAGCTTGCCATCAATGATATAGTGGTTACTTCAACAGCAGGTGTGTTAGGACCTTCAGGTGAACGACCCGTGAAAGAAGATGATCCAAGAATTGGTGAGATGCTGAATGAATATGAAGAAACAAAGACGCAATCAGAAGAAATGTGCCGTGATTACAGCCGCAGGTTTGGTATGCGTATCGTAATGGTAAACCCACCAAGGATATATGGTCCCGGCGTGGACAGCGAAAGCAATGCTTTAACTAGAATGGTGCATTTATATATGCAGGGTAAATGGCGAATACTGCCCGGCGACGGAAAACGTACAGGTAGTTATGTGCATATTGATGATGTGGTAAATGGACATGTATTAGCCATGCAAAAAGGCAGGGCGGGAGAGCGTTATATACTCTCTGGTGAAAATGTTTCTTACACAACCTTTTTCAATACACTGGCAAAAGTGAATGGTAAAAAAAACTTTTTACTTCCGCTTCCGGTGTGGGTAATGGTGCTTGCAGGTTATGGTATGATGGGCCTGACAAAAATTACGGGCAAACCACCATTGCTTACACCTAAATGGATAAGAAAATATTTATACGACTGGTCTTTAAGTTGTGAAAAAGCACAGCGGGAATTAGGCTATACTTACAGATCGCTTGAAGAAGGGCTACAACAAACTGTTGATTGGCTAAAGTTTGAATTAAAAAAGCAAGAATAA
- a CDS encoding SDR family NAD(P)-dependent oxidoreductase, with protein sequence MYTLITGASSGIGKALALECASRGMNILLVALPGEDLVAMEKMICERYKVTCYSFGTDLSLNTAAADVYNWVKEKNYPVNVLLNNVGVGSKGAFEKLSIEFYQKQINLNILSTCLLTRLFIDDLKENAPAYIMNMGSMGGFFSLPEKVVYAATKSFIYSFSMALRMELESSGISVSVVCPGGIDSNENTIASNQSLRGIAKRSILSPEDLAKEAISKMLKGKAAIIPGFWNRCIYGVSKLTPNFLQNMLVRRTFKRISMHKY encoded by the coding sequence ATGTACACATTAATTACAGGTGCCAGTTCGGGAATAGGTAAAGCGCTGGCACTTGAATGTGCATCCAGAGGTATGAATATTTTGCTCGTTGCACTTCCCGGAGAAGATCTCGTAGCAATGGAAAAAATGATCTGCGAGCGGTACAAAGTAACCTGTTATAGTTTTGGTACAGATCTTTCACTAAACACAGCAGCGGCAGATGTATATAATTGGGTTAAGGAAAAAAATTATCCAGTCAATGTCCTGCTCAATAACGTTGGTGTTGGCTCCAAGGGTGCTTTTGAAAAGCTTTCTATAGAATTTTATCAGAAGCAGATCAACCTTAACATACTTAGCACCTGCCTTTTAACACGTTTGTTTATTGACGATCTGAAAGAAAATGCACCGGCTTATATAATGAATATGGGCAGTATGGGTGGCTTTTTTTCATTGCCTGAAAAAGTAGTGTATGCAGCTACCAAATCTTTTATTTATTCTTTCAGTATGGCGCTGCGTATGGAACTGGAGAGCTCTGGTATTTCTGTAAGTGTGGTATGCCCTGGTGGTATAGACAGTAATGAAAATACCATTGCCAGCAATCAAAGTCTCAGAGGAATTGCAAAACGTTCGATTCTTAGTCCTGAAGATCTTGCAAAAGAAGCCATCAGTAAAATGCTAAAAGGCAAGGCTGCTATTATACCGGGTTTTTGGAACAGGTGTATTTATGGGGTAAGTAAATTAACGCCCAACTTCCTGCAAAATATGCTTGTTCGCAGAACATTCAAACGAATAAGTATGCATAAGTATTAA
- a CDS encoding sulfatase-like hydrolase/transferase, translated as MLFNLLLFKRLCTQLCFLGLLFLIFQSCRKIESNNKPFITSATENNTVRLDGPPNIVIVLGDDIGYEIPTIDGGSSYTTPNIDQLARDGIRFTQCYASALCSPSRVMLLTGKYNFRNYTKWGVLNRTNRTMGNMFKKGGYKTCYVGKWQLDGGDTSIRTFGFDNYSVWLPYYLKPEDAGGTRYKSAPIYQRGAFLPPEATKDKYSVDLFTDYALNFIRTNKQSPFLLYYSTPLCHVQFSPTPDDPQYATWDYTKSSKRFLPGMVKYMDKHLGILRDSLRSLGLENNTVFIFLGDNGTTKGVISTFNGQPVAGDKGATTTFGTHVPLIVTWPGHINAGGVTSQLVDLTDFLPTLSDITGVPVPGAFGIMDGKSFYPVLTGGNTSSRDYVFNHFQPLISPSNKIPVRYVQDSIYKLYDDERFYNMVLDIKELSPIREDSLTAGERAKKEYFEDILEVMHK; from the coding sequence ATGTTATTCAACCTTCTTCTATTTAAAAGACTTTGTACACAACTTTGTTTTTTGGGTCTGTTGTTTCTTATTTTTCAAAGCTGCCGAAAAATAGAGTCAAATAATAAACCTTTTATTACTTCTGCAACAGAAAATAATACGGTAAGGCTTGACGGCCCACCTAATATTGTTATTGTGCTTGGAGATGATATAGGATACGAAATTCCAACTATCGATGGAGGCTCATCTTACACTACTCCAAACATTGACCAGCTTGCCAGAGATGGCATACGGTTTACACAATGTTATGCATCTGCACTCTGTTCACCTTCAAGGGTAATGCTCCTTACAGGAAAATATAATTTCAGGAATTACACAAAATGGGGCGTGCTTAACAGAACCAACCGGACGATGGGTAATATGTTTAAGAAAGGTGGTTATAAAACCTGTTATGTAGGAAAATGGCAACTGGATGGTGGCGATACATCCATACGCACATTTGGTTTCGACAATTACAGTGTGTGGCTTCCATATTATTTAAAACCCGAAGATGCAGGTGGTACCCGCTATAAAAGCGCACCTATATACCAGAGGGGAGCTTTCCTTCCACCCGAAGCAACAAAAGATAAATATTCTGTGGATCTTTTTACAGACTATGCATTGAATTTTATAAGAACAAACAAGCAATCCCCTTTCCTTTTATATTATTCCACACCGCTTTGTCATGTACAATTTTCACCTACCCCGGATGATCCCCAATATGCCACCTGGGATTATACCAAAAGCAGTAAGCGTTTTCTTCCGGGCATGGTTAAGTATATGGATAAACATCTTGGCATTTTGCGTGATAGCTTACGCAGCCTTGGTTTAGAAAATAACACGGTATTTATCTTTCTGGGCGATAATGGTACAACTAAAGGAGTAATAAGCACTTTCAACGGGCAACCAGTTGCAGGAGATAAAGGAGCAACCACCACTTTTGGCACACACGTGCCACTTATTGTTACATGGCCTGGTCATATAAATGCGGGTGGTGTTACCAGTCAGCTTGTTGACCTTACAGATTTTTTACCCACACTTTCAGATATAACCGGAGTGCCTGTTCCGGGGGCATTTGGTATAATGGATGGAAAATCTTTTTACCCTGTTCTTACAGGTGGCAACACTTCATCCCGCGATTATGTGTTTAACCATTTTCAGCCGCTAATATCTCCGTCAAATAAAATTCCTGTTCGTTATGTGCAGGATAGTATTTACAAATTATATGATGATGAGAGATTTTATAATATGGTGCTTGATATAAAGGAATTGTCTCCTATACGTGAAGACTCCCTTACAGCCGGAGAAAGAGCAAAAAAGGAATACTTTGAGGACATACTGGAAGTGATGCATAAATAA
- a CDS encoding sugar porter family MFS transporter, producing the protein MNKNKLLLWSVVAALAGFIFGFDTVVISGANQPIKDLWHTTPLFHGFFIMSMALWGTVIGAIFGGLPTEKFGRKKVLLWIGILFSVSAIGSALSPDPYIFSFFRFIGGLGIGVSSVAAPTYISEISTAKTRGRLVGMYQFNIVFGIFVAYFSNYLLKGVGGVNDWRWMLGVMAIPSLIYTLLVFSVPESPRWLISVKNNLVRAREILVLIGSDNPDADINDIIAANNTIKSGSNNQQLLNRKYRTVMWLAFFVAFFNQWSGINFILYYAPEILQSAGIAAKDSLASSIALGGTNLVFTFVGLYLIDRIGRKQLLIIGSLGYILSLASVAICFKFGAGNIALLVSLMLFIASHAIGQGAVIWVFISEIFPNNVRALGQSFGASVHWVFAAIITLITPYFLDKNSGVFGDNPWPIFAFFAFMMVMQLVWVLTKVPETRGVSLEDLEKRLIHE; encoded by the coding sequence ATGAATAAAAACAAACTGCTTCTTTGGTCTGTTGTTGCTGCACTTGCAGGATTTATTTTTGGATTTGACACGGTGGTAATTTCAGGTGCCAACCAACCAATAAAAGATCTCTGGCATACCACGCCGTTGTTTCATGGATTTTTTATTATGTCCATGGCGTTATGGGGAACGGTGATCGGCGCTATATTTGGTGGTTTACCAACAGAAAAATTCGGCCGCAAAAAAGTACTGCTGTGGATTGGTATTTTATTTAGTGTATCTGCCATTGGTTCTGCGCTTTCTCCGGATCCGTATATATTTTCCTTCTTTCGTTTTATTGGTGGTTTGGGTATTGGTGTATCATCTGTTGCAGCGCCAACATATATCTCGGAAATATCTACGGCAAAGACGAGAGGGAGATTGGTGGGCATGTATCAATTCAATATCGTGTTTGGAATTTTTGTTGCTTACTTCTCTAATTATTTATTAAAGGGTGTTGGCGGAGTGAACGACTGGCGCTGGATGCTGGGCGTTATGGCAATTCCTTCCCTGATCTATACACTGCTTGTGTTTAGTGTGCCTGAAAGTCCAAGATGGCTGATCTCTGTAAAAAATAATTTAGTACGTGCAAGAGAAATTTTGGTGTTGATAGGTTCAGATAATCCGGATGCAGACATCAATGATATTATTGCTGCAAACAACACTATAAAAAGCGGAAGCAATAACCAGCAGTTACTAAATAGGAAATACAGAACAGTAATGTGGCTTGCATTTTTTGTTGCATTCTTTAATCAATGGAGCGGCATTAATTTTATTCTGTACTACGCGCCGGAGATATTGCAAAGTGCAGGTATCGCGGCAAAAGATTCATTGGCAAGTTCAATTGCGCTTGGCGGCACGAATCTCGTCTTTACGTTTGTGGGCTTGTATCTTATCGATCGCATTGGCAGAAAACAATTACTCATCATCGGTTCGCTTGGATATATTTTGAGTCTTGCTTCAGTTGCCATATGTTTTAAATTCGGCGCAGGCAATATTGCGTTGCTTGTATCTTTAATGCTGTTCATTGCATCGCATGCCATTGGACAGGGTGCAGTTATCTGGGTTTTTATTTCAGAAATATTTCCCAACAATGTACGTGCACTGGGGCAATCGTTTGGTGCCAGTGTACATTGGGTCTTTGCAGCCATCATTACATTAATTACACCATACTTTCTTGATAAAAACAGCGGCGTGTTTGGAGATAATCCCTGGCCCATCTTTGCCTTCTTTGCATTTATGATGGTAATGCAATTGGTATGGGTGCTTACTAAAGTGCCCGAAACAAGAGGTGTTTCGCTGGAAGACCTTGAGAAAAGACTGATACATGAATAA